A window from Branchiostoma floridae strain S238N-H82 chromosome 16, Bfl_VNyyK, whole genome shotgun sequence encodes these proteins:
- the LOC118403090 gene encoding zinc finger E-box-binding homeobox 2-like isoform X3 yields MLEDQLLSCPYCDRGYKRLTSLKEHIKYRHERTDSSYACNECNYTFAYKSQLERHMASHKPGRDQVCERCNKAFVNIYRLQRHMLTHTSGNRKFKCHECGKAFKYKHHLKEHLRIHSGEKPYECPNCHKRFSHSGSYSSHISSKKCIGLISFRNKMAAEMPPNVVPTSMHLLMAQAAANPTVSLPNGSANPATNGLHASSTGLLQAQLNLTLPSLLAATPPLGAPSTLQNPVMVKTEPLDTLSPPMSSRSSISPSSSGVYVSSSGSSTESPVKGDINQVKKVLQIVENTVTRQQKETGAMPDTRPRAVDNAAGNLSDELSKIRENAKAMSLATEALSLSDAARLPLNLNGFHAGDPTSASNYILKYTLEKFNQAKALQAFLPRERSFTPGKEMKDYTCRYCGEAFPGAIPLHQHERYLCKQNEEILAAAQLQKNTQLAEASLIEQARSFKPDLLDLQGQFLQSSLEKAKSELDLSSEHLTVLKAYYALHAQPSPEELIKISNVVGLPKDFVESWFANMRERNEPSGGDEKTGDSERTTGSETEVLNLSAKATAPSTKPGENNEPTEAEIPRTQSPCAKEEEAQPQSDSDAPMDLTVPKTEASKSKPNSVVTIYNKRKSAMFAPIPDPLLTNPAAYYAALPFFGQGGIPAPFPGYIDFLASPMTGAFLNGLGSPYLTPGFNAATLSTKRPRLDTPTRGRRGRRRVYDNGSRVPMATQSVTPVQTSSPMHPSMDPDTQSPLALAQETAEGSPSIPSPSPSGTYPALQVRRPSPREPREGGGIGPPGRRTGCTPATCATRFSRNTAPCSGTSTNTQGSVRTSAPSVRRPSSTSTT; encoded by the exons ATGTTGGAAGATCAGCTGTTGTCCTGTCCGTACTGCGACAGAGGCTACAAGCGGTTGACATCGTTGAAGGAACACATCAAGTACCGCCATGAGAGAACGGACAGTAGCTACGCCTGCAACGAGTGCAACTACACGTTTGCGTACAAGTCTCAGCTGGAGCGACACATGGCGTCGCACAAACCAGGGCGCGACCAG GTCTGCGAGAGATGTAACAAGGCTTTCGTGAACATCTACCGCCTGCAGCGCCACATGCTGACGCACACCAGCGGGAACCGCAAGTTCAAGTGCCACGAGTGCGGGAAGGCCTTCAAGTACAAGCACCACCTGAAGGAGCACCTGAGAATCCACAGCGGGGAGAAACCCTACGAGTGCCCCAACTGTCACAAGCGATTCTCACACTCCGGGTCCTACAGCTCCCACATCAGCAGCAAGAAGTGCATCGGGCTCATCTCCTTCCggaacaagatggcggccgagatgCCGCCAAACGTCGTACCAACCAGCATGCACCTCCTCATGGCACAGGCGGCTGCAAATCCGACAGTGTCGTTGCCCAACGGTTCCGCAAACCCCGCCACGAACGGACTTCACGCCAGCTCCACGGGGCTGTTACAGGCGCAGCTTAATCTGACGTTGCCGTCACTCCTGGCAGCCACGCCACCCCTAGGTGCTCCGTCAACCTTACAGAATCCGGTTATGGTGAAGACAGAGCCTTTGGACACACTAAGCCCGCCGATGTCCTCCAGGAGTAGTATTTCCCCGTCGTCGTCAGGCGTTTACGTTAGCAGCTCAGGAAGTTCGACAGAGAGCCCCGTGAAGGGCGACATCAACCAGGTGAAGAAGGTTCTACAGATCGTGGAGAACACGGTAACCAGGCAACAGAAGGAGACGGGCGCCATGCCGGACACGCGGCCCCGGGCGGTCGACAACGCTGCCGGAAATCTCAGCGACGAGCTGTCAAAAATCAGGGAAAATGCCAAGGCCATGTCTCTGGCGACAGAAGCGCTGTCTCTCAGCGACGCGGCTCGTTTGCCACTAAACCTGAACGGATTTCACGCAGGAGACCCGACTAGCGCTTCGAACTACATCCTAAAGTACACCCTGGAGAAGTTCAACCAAGCCAAGGCCCTCCAAGCCTTCTTGCCCCGAGAGAGAAGCTTTACCCCAGGTAAGGAGATGAAGGACTACACCTGTAGATACTGTGGGGAGGCCTTTCCCGGCGCCATCCCGCTCCATCAGCACGAAAGGTACCTGTGCAAACAGAACGAGGAGATTCTCGCCGCCGCACAACTTCAGAAAAATACGCAGCTCGCCGAAGCATCTCTGATCGAACAGGCTAGGTCGTTTAAGCCTGACCTCTTAGACTTGCAGGGCCAGTTCCTTCAGAGCAGTTTAGAGAAAGCCAAGTCTGAGTTGGATCTGTCGAGCGAGCACTTGACCGTCCTGAAAGCCTACTATGCCTTACATGCACAACCTTCCCCGGAGGAGCTCATCAAAATCTCCAACGTTGTGGGACTGCCGAAAGACTTTGTGGAAAGCTGGTTCGCGAACATGCGCGAGCGGAATGAACCCAGCGGTGGTGACGAGAAGACGGGTGACTCAGAGCGCACGACAGGCAGCGAAACTGAGGTGCTCAACCTGTCTGCAAAGGCAACGGCACCTAGTACCAAACCAGGGGAGAACAATGAACCGACAGAGGCAGAAATACCCAGAACGCAAAGCCCTTGCGCTAAAGAGGAAGAAGCGCAACCACAGTCTGACAGCGATGCCCCTATGGACCTAACTGTTCCCAAGACGGAGGCATCCAAATCCAAGCCCAACAGCGTAGTCACCATctacaacaaaagaaaaagtgCCATGTTTGCGCCCATCCCCGACCCCCTCCTTACCAACCCTGCTGCGTACTACGCAGCCCTGCCGTTCTTCGGCCAAGGCGGTATCCCCGCGCCGTTTCCCGGGTACATAGACTTCCTAGCCTCCCCGATGACTGGCGCATTTCTGAACGGGCTTGGCTCCCCCTACCTCACTCCCGGCTTCAATGCAGCTACCCTCTCCACCAAGAGGCCACGGTTAGACACACCCACTCGCGGGAGGAGAGGGAGAAGACGAGTCTACGACAATGGCAGTCgggttcccatggcaacacagTCGGTCACGCCCGTCCAGACGTCCTCGCCGATGCACCCGTCGATGGATCCAGACACACAGAGCCCCCTAGCACTGGCGCAAGAAACTGCCGAAGGCTCGCCCAGTAtaccctccccctccccatccgGAACCTACCCTG CTCTCCAGGTTCGCCGGCCCTCTCCACGGGAACCCCGGGAAGGAGGAGGGATAGGACCACCCGGACGGAGGACGGGCTGTACGCCTGCGACTTGTGCGACAAGGTTTTCCAGAAACACAGCTCCCTGCTCAGGCACAAGTACGAACACACAG GGAAGCgtccgcaccagtgccccatcTGTCAGAAGGCCTTCAAGCACAAGCACCACCTGA
- the LOC118403090 gene encoding zinc finger E-box-binding homeobox 2-like isoform X1, protein MLEDQLLSCPYCDRGYKRLTSLKEHIKYRHERTDSSYACNECNYTFAYKSQLERHMASHKPGRDQVCERCNKAFVNIYRLQRHMLTHTSGNRKFKCHECGKAFKYKHHLKEHLRIHSGEKPYECPNCHKRFSHSGSYSSHISSKKCIGLISFRNKMAAEMPPNVVPTSMHLLMAQAAANPTVSLPNGSANPATNGLHASSTGLLQAQLNLTLPSLLAATPPLGAPSTLQNPVMVKTEPLDTLSPPMSSRSSISPSSSGVYVSSSGSSTESPVKGDINQVKKVLQIVENTVTRQQKETGAMPDTRPRAVDNAAGNLSDELSKIRENAKAMSLATEALSLSDAARLPLNLNGFHAGDPTSASNYILKYTLEKFNQAKALQAFLPRERSFTPGKEMKDYTCRYCGEAFPGAIPLHQHERYLCKQNEEILAAAQLQKNTQLAEASLIEQARSFKPDLLDLQGQFLQSSLEKAKSELDLSSEHLTVLKAYYALHAQPSPEELIKISNVVGLPKDFVESWFANMRERNEPSGGDEKTGDSERTTGSETEVLNLSAKATAPSTKPGENNEPTEAEIPRTQSPCAKEEEAQPQSDSDAPMDLTVPKTEASKSKPNSVVTIYNKRKSAMFAPIPDPLLTNPAAYYAALPFFGQGGIPAPFPGYIDFLASPMTGAFLNGLGSPYLTPGFNAATLSTKRPRLDTPTRGRRGRRRVYDNGSRVPMATQSVTPVQTSSPMHPSMDPDTQSPLALAQETAEGSPSIPSPSPSGTYPGYIGDSASSPGSPALSTGTPGRRRDRTTRTEDGLYACDLCDKVFQKHSSLLRHKYEHTGETNSGKRPHQCPICQKAFKHKHHLIEHSRLHSGEKPYQCDKCLKRFSHSGSYSQHMNHRYSYCKKDD, encoded by the exons ATGTTGGAAGATCAGCTGTTGTCCTGTCCGTACTGCGACAGAGGCTACAAGCGGTTGACATCGTTGAAGGAACACATCAAGTACCGCCATGAGAGAACGGACAGTAGCTACGCCTGCAACGAGTGCAACTACACGTTTGCGTACAAGTCTCAGCTGGAGCGACACATGGCGTCGCACAAACCAGGGCGCGACCAG GTCTGCGAGAGATGTAACAAGGCTTTCGTGAACATCTACCGCCTGCAGCGCCACATGCTGACGCACACCAGCGGGAACCGCAAGTTCAAGTGCCACGAGTGCGGGAAGGCCTTCAAGTACAAGCACCACCTGAAGGAGCACCTGAGAATCCACAGCGGGGAGAAACCCTACGAGTGCCCCAACTGTCACAAGCGATTCTCACACTCCGGGTCCTACAGCTCCCACATCAGCAGCAAGAAGTGCATCGGGCTCATCTCCTTCCggaacaagatggcggccgagatgCCGCCAAACGTCGTACCAACCAGCATGCACCTCCTCATGGCACAGGCGGCTGCAAATCCGACAGTGTCGTTGCCCAACGGTTCCGCAAACCCCGCCACGAACGGACTTCACGCCAGCTCCACGGGGCTGTTACAGGCGCAGCTTAATCTGACGTTGCCGTCACTCCTGGCAGCCACGCCACCCCTAGGTGCTCCGTCAACCTTACAGAATCCGGTTATGGTGAAGACAGAGCCTTTGGACACACTAAGCCCGCCGATGTCCTCCAGGAGTAGTATTTCCCCGTCGTCGTCAGGCGTTTACGTTAGCAGCTCAGGAAGTTCGACAGAGAGCCCCGTGAAGGGCGACATCAACCAGGTGAAGAAGGTTCTACAGATCGTGGAGAACACGGTAACCAGGCAACAGAAGGAGACGGGCGCCATGCCGGACACGCGGCCCCGGGCGGTCGACAACGCTGCCGGAAATCTCAGCGACGAGCTGTCAAAAATCAGGGAAAATGCCAAGGCCATGTCTCTGGCGACAGAAGCGCTGTCTCTCAGCGACGCGGCTCGTTTGCCACTAAACCTGAACGGATTTCACGCAGGAGACCCGACTAGCGCTTCGAACTACATCCTAAAGTACACCCTGGAGAAGTTCAACCAAGCCAAGGCCCTCCAAGCCTTCTTGCCCCGAGAGAGAAGCTTTACCCCAGGTAAGGAGATGAAGGACTACACCTGTAGATACTGTGGGGAGGCCTTTCCCGGCGCCATCCCGCTCCATCAGCACGAAAGGTACCTGTGCAAACAGAACGAGGAGATTCTCGCCGCCGCACAACTTCAGAAAAATACGCAGCTCGCCGAAGCATCTCTGATCGAACAGGCTAGGTCGTTTAAGCCTGACCTCTTAGACTTGCAGGGCCAGTTCCTTCAGAGCAGTTTAGAGAAAGCCAAGTCTGAGTTGGATCTGTCGAGCGAGCACTTGACCGTCCTGAAAGCCTACTATGCCTTACATGCACAACCTTCCCCGGAGGAGCTCATCAAAATCTCCAACGTTGTGGGACTGCCGAAAGACTTTGTGGAAAGCTGGTTCGCGAACATGCGCGAGCGGAATGAACCCAGCGGTGGTGACGAGAAGACGGGTGACTCAGAGCGCACGACAGGCAGCGAAACTGAGGTGCTCAACCTGTCTGCAAAGGCAACGGCACCTAGTACCAAACCAGGGGAGAACAATGAACCGACAGAGGCAGAAATACCCAGAACGCAAAGCCCTTGCGCTAAAGAGGAAGAAGCGCAACCACAGTCTGACAGCGATGCCCCTATGGACCTAACTGTTCCCAAGACGGAGGCATCCAAATCCAAGCCCAACAGCGTAGTCACCATctacaacaaaagaaaaagtgCCATGTTTGCGCCCATCCCCGACCCCCTCCTTACCAACCCTGCTGCGTACTACGCAGCCCTGCCGTTCTTCGGCCAAGGCGGTATCCCCGCGCCGTTTCCCGGGTACATAGACTTCCTAGCCTCCCCGATGACTGGCGCATTTCTGAACGGGCTTGGCTCCCCCTACCTCACTCCCGGCTTCAATGCAGCTACCCTCTCCACCAAGAGGCCACGGTTAGACACACCCACTCGCGGGAGGAGAGGGAGAAGACGAGTCTACGACAATGGCAGTCgggttcccatggcaacacagTCGGTCACGCCCGTCCAGACGTCCTCGCCGATGCACCCGTCGATGGATCCAGACACACAGAGCCCCCTAGCACTGGCGCAAGAAACTGCCGAAGGCTCGCCCAGTAtaccctccccctccccatccgGAACCTACCCTG GCTATATTGGTGATTCCGCCAGCTCTCCAGGTTCGCCGGCCCTCTCCACGGGAACCCCGGGAAGGAGGAGGGATAGGACCACCCGGACGGAGGACGGGCTGTACGCCTGCGACTTGTGCGACAAGGTTTTCCAGAAACACAGCTCCCTGCTCAGGCACAAGTACGAACACACAGGTGAGACCAACTCCG GGAAGCgtccgcaccagtgccccatcTGTCAGAAGGCCTTCAAGCACAAGCACCACCTGATCGAGCACTCGCGCCTCCACAgcggagagaaaccctaccaATGCGACAAGTGCCTGAAGCGGTTCTCTCACTCCGGCTCCTACAGTCAGCACATGAACCACAGATACAGCTACTGCAAGAAGGACGACTAG
- the LOC118403090 gene encoding zinc finger E-box-binding homeobox 2-like isoform X4 → MDLPRVGSSMAEVSRCTRRKQACPRRKKAEYEEEEDEGAVLDDADASSTAHMSDSGVADDNEPDQRLDDSLHMENGTPVQSPAGDDISTTPSTPGTPDHSNPPTPGTPHRTDELAGDGTQAEHDIREYANRSDTAIVYPESADDPMVGHAPANGTRNMLEDQLLSCPYCDRGYKRLTSLKEHIKYRHERTDSSYACNECNYTFAYKSQLERHMASHKPGRDQVCERCNKAFVNIYRLQRHMLTHTSGNRKFKCHECGKAFKYKHHLKEHLRIHSGEKPYECPNCHKRFSHSGSYSSHISSKKCIGLISFRNKMAAEMPPNVVPTSMHLLMAQAAANPTVSLPNGSANPATNGLHASSTGLLQAQLNLTLPSLLAATPPLGAPSTLQNPVMVKTEPLDTLSPPMSSRSSISPSSSGVYVSSSGSSTESPVKGDINQVKKVLQIVENTVTRQQKETGAMPDTRPRAVDNAAGNLSDELSKIRENAKAMSLATEALSLSDAARLPLNLNGFHAGDPTSASNYILKYTLEKFNQAKALQAFLPRERSFTPGKEMKDYTCRYCGEAFPGAIPLHQHERYLCKQNEEILAAAQLQKNTQLAEASLIEQARSFKPDLLDLQGQFLQSSLEKAKSELDLSSEHLTVLKAYYALHAQPSPEELIKISNVVGLPKDFVESWFANMRERNEPSGGDEKTGDSERTTGSETEVLNLSAKATAPSTKPGENNEPTEAEIPRTQSPCAKEEEAQPQSDSDAPMDLTVPKTEASKSKPNSVVTIYNKRKSAMFAPIPDPLLTNPAAYYAALPFFGQGGIPAPFPGYIDFLASPMTGAFLNGLGSPYLTPGFNAATLSTKRPRLDTPTRGRRGRRRVYDNGSRVPMATQSVTPVQTSSPMHPSMDPDTQSPLALAQETAEGSPSIPSPSPSGTYPGYIGDSASSPGSPALSTGTPGRRRDRTTRTEDGLYACDLCDKVFQKHSSLLRHKYEHTGKRPHQCPICQKAFKHKHHLIEHSRLHSGEKPYQCDKCLKRFSHSGSYSQHMNHRYSYCKKDD, encoded by the exons cAGAATACGAGGAAGAGGAAGACGAAGGTGCTGTGTTAGATGATGCCGACGCCAGCAGCACCGCCCACATGTCTGACTCCGGAGTGGCGGACGACAACGAACCAGACCAGCGATTGGACGACAGTTTACACATGGAGAACGGAACACCTGTCCAGTCACCAG CTGGCGATGACATCTCCACGACCCCCAGTACCCCGGGAACGCCAGACCACTCCAACCCCCCTACCCCGGGGACCCCCCACCGTACAGACGAGCTAGCCGGGGATGGCACGCAGGCGGAACACGACATTCGGGAGTACGCCAATAGGAGCGACACAGCCATCGTTTACCCTGAGTCTGCAGACGATCCGATGGTCGGCCATGCACCTGCCAACGGAA CTCGGAATATGTTGGAAGATCAGCTGTTGTCCTGTCCGTACTGCGACAGAGGCTACAAGCGGTTGACATCGTTGAAGGAACACATCAAGTACCGCCATGAGAGAACGGACAGTAGCTACGCCTGCAACGAGTGCAACTACACGTTTGCGTACAAGTCTCAGCTGGAGCGACACATGGCGTCGCACAAACCAGGGCGCGACCAG GTCTGCGAGAGATGTAACAAGGCTTTCGTGAACATCTACCGCCTGCAGCGCCACATGCTGACGCACACCAGCGGGAACCGCAAGTTCAAGTGCCACGAGTGCGGGAAGGCCTTCAAGTACAAGCACCACCTGAAGGAGCACCTGAGAATCCACAGCGGGGAGAAACCCTACGAGTGCCCCAACTGTCACAAGCGATTCTCACACTCCGGGTCCTACAGCTCCCACATCAGCAGCAAGAAGTGCATCGGGCTCATCTCCTTCCggaacaagatggcggccgagatgCCGCCAAACGTCGTACCAACCAGCATGCACCTCCTCATGGCACAGGCGGCTGCAAATCCGACAGTGTCGTTGCCCAACGGTTCCGCAAACCCCGCCACGAACGGACTTCACGCCAGCTCCACGGGGCTGTTACAGGCGCAGCTTAATCTGACGTTGCCGTCACTCCTGGCAGCCACGCCACCCCTAGGTGCTCCGTCAACCTTACAGAATCCGGTTATGGTGAAGACAGAGCCTTTGGACACACTAAGCCCGCCGATGTCCTCCAGGAGTAGTATTTCCCCGTCGTCGTCAGGCGTTTACGTTAGCAGCTCAGGAAGTTCGACAGAGAGCCCCGTGAAGGGCGACATCAACCAGGTGAAGAAGGTTCTACAGATCGTGGAGAACACGGTAACCAGGCAACAGAAGGAGACGGGCGCCATGCCGGACACGCGGCCCCGGGCGGTCGACAACGCTGCCGGAAATCTCAGCGACGAGCTGTCAAAAATCAGGGAAAATGCCAAGGCCATGTCTCTGGCGACAGAAGCGCTGTCTCTCAGCGACGCGGCTCGTTTGCCACTAAACCTGAACGGATTTCACGCAGGAGACCCGACTAGCGCTTCGAACTACATCCTAAAGTACACCCTGGAGAAGTTCAACCAAGCCAAGGCCCTCCAAGCCTTCTTGCCCCGAGAGAGAAGCTTTACCCCAGGTAAGGAGATGAAGGACTACACCTGTAGATACTGTGGGGAGGCCTTTCCCGGCGCCATCCCGCTCCATCAGCACGAAAGGTACCTGTGCAAACAGAACGAGGAGATTCTCGCCGCCGCACAACTTCAGAAAAATACGCAGCTCGCCGAAGCATCTCTGATCGAACAGGCTAGGTCGTTTAAGCCTGACCTCTTAGACTTGCAGGGCCAGTTCCTTCAGAGCAGTTTAGAGAAAGCCAAGTCTGAGTTGGATCTGTCGAGCGAGCACTTGACCGTCCTGAAAGCCTACTATGCCTTACATGCACAACCTTCCCCGGAGGAGCTCATCAAAATCTCCAACGTTGTGGGACTGCCGAAAGACTTTGTGGAAAGCTGGTTCGCGAACATGCGCGAGCGGAATGAACCCAGCGGTGGTGACGAGAAGACGGGTGACTCAGAGCGCACGACAGGCAGCGAAACTGAGGTGCTCAACCTGTCTGCAAAGGCAACGGCACCTAGTACCAAACCAGGGGAGAACAATGAACCGACAGAGGCAGAAATACCCAGAACGCAAAGCCCTTGCGCTAAAGAGGAAGAAGCGCAACCACAGTCTGACAGCGATGCCCCTATGGACCTAACTGTTCCCAAGACGGAGGCATCCAAATCCAAGCCCAACAGCGTAGTCACCATctacaacaaaagaaaaagtgCCATGTTTGCGCCCATCCCCGACCCCCTCCTTACCAACCCTGCTGCGTACTACGCAGCCCTGCCGTTCTTCGGCCAAGGCGGTATCCCCGCGCCGTTTCCCGGGTACATAGACTTCCTAGCCTCCCCGATGACTGGCGCATTTCTGAACGGGCTTGGCTCCCCCTACCTCACTCCCGGCTTCAATGCAGCTACCCTCTCCACCAAGAGGCCACGGTTAGACACACCCACTCGCGGGAGGAGAGGGAGAAGACGAGTCTACGACAATGGCAGTCgggttcccatggcaacacagTCGGTCACGCCCGTCCAGACGTCCTCGCCGATGCACCCGTCGATGGATCCAGACACACAGAGCCCCCTAGCACTGGCGCAAGAAACTGCCGAAGGCTCGCCCAGTAtaccctccccctccccatccgGAACCTACCCTG GCTATATTGGTGATTCCGCCAGCTCTCCAGGTTCGCCGGCCCTCTCCACGGGAACCCCGGGAAGGAGGAGGGATAGGACCACCCGGACGGAGGACGGGCTGTACGCCTGCGACTTGTGCGACAAGGTTTTCCAGAAACACAGCTCCCTGCTCAGGCACAAGTACGAACACACAG GGAAGCgtccgcaccagtgccccatcTGTCAGAAGGCCTTCAAGCACAAGCACCACCTGATCGAGCACTCGCGCCTCCACAgcggagagaaaccctaccaATGCGACAAGTGCCTGAAGCGGTTCTCTCACTCCGGCTCCTACAGTCAGCACATGAACCACAGATACAGCTACTGCAAGAAGGACGACTAG
- the LOC118403090 gene encoding zinc finger E-box-binding homeobox 2-like isoform X2, translating into MLEDQLLSCPYCDRGYKRLTSLKEHIKYRHERTDSSYACNECNYTFAYKSQLERHMASHKPGRDQVCERCNKAFVNIYRLQRHMLTHTSGNRKFKCHECGKAFKYKHHLKEHLRIHSGEKPYECPNCHKRFSHSGSYSSHISSKKCIGLISFRNKMAAEMPPNVVPTSMHLLMAQAAANPTVSLPNGSANPATNGLHASSTGLLQAQLNLTLPSLLAATPPLGAPSTLQNPVMVKTEPLDTLSPPMSSRSSISPSSSGVYVSSSGSSTESPVKGDINQVKKVLQIVENTVTRQQKETGAMPDTRPRAVDNAAGNLSDELSKIRENAKAMSLATEALSLSDAARLPLNLNGFHAGDPTSASNYILKYTLEKFNQAKALQAFLPRERSFTPGKEMKDYTCRYCGEAFPGAIPLHQHERYLCKQNEEILAAAQLQKNTQLAEASLIEQARSFKPDLLDLQGQFLQSSLEKAKSELDLSSEHLTVLKAYYALHAQPSPEELIKISNVVGLPKDFVESWFANMRERNEPSGGDEKTGDSERTTGSETEVLNLSAKATAPSTKPGENNEPTEAEIPRTQSPCAKEEEAQPQSDSDAPMDLTVPKTEASKSKPNSVVTIYNKRKSAMFAPIPDPLLTNPAAYYAALPFFGQGGIPAPFPGYIDFLASPMTGAFLNGLGSPYLTPGFNAATLSTKRPRLDTPTRGRRGRRRVYDNGSRVPMATQSVTPVQTSSPMHPSMDPDTQSPLALAQETAEGSPSIPSPSPSGTYPALQVRRPSPREPREGGGIGPPGRRTGCTPATCATRFSRNTAPCSGTSTNTQVRPTPGSVRTSAPSVRRPSSTSTT; encoded by the exons ATGTTGGAAGATCAGCTGTTGTCCTGTCCGTACTGCGACAGAGGCTACAAGCGGTTGACATCGTTGAAGGAACACATCAAGTACCGCCATGAGAGAACGGACAGTAGCTACGCCTGCAACGAGTGCAACTACACGTTTGCGTACAAGTCTCAGCTGGAGCGACACATGGCGTCGCACAAACCAGGGCGCGACCAG GTCTGCGAGAGATGTAACAAGGCTTTCGTGAACATCTACCGCCTGCAGCGCCACATGCTGACGCACACCAGCGGGAACCGCAAGTTCAAGTGCCACGAGTGCGGGAAGGCCTTCAAGTACAAGCACCACCTGAAGGAGCACCTGAGAATCCACAGCGGGGAGAAACCCTACGAGTGCCCCAACTGTCACAAGCGATTCTCACACTCCGGGTCCTACAGCTCCCACATCAGCAGCAAGAAGTGCATCGGGCTCATCTCCTTCCggaacaagatggcggccgagatgCCGCCAAACGTCGTACCAACCAGCATGCACCTCCTCATGGCACAGGCGGCTGCAAATCCGACAGTGTCGTTGCCCAACGGTTCCGCAAACCCCGCCACGAACGGACTTCACGCCAGCTCCACGGGGCTGTTACAGGCGCAGCTTAATCTGACGTTGCCGTCACTCCTGGCAGCCACGCCACCCCTAGGTGCTCCGTCAACCTTACAGAATCCGGTTATGGTGAAGACAGAGCCTTTGGACACACTAAGCCCGCCGATGTCCTCCAGGAGTAGTATTTCCCCGTCGTCGTCAGGCGTTTACGTTAGCAGCTCAGGAAGTTCGACAGAGAGCCCCGTGAAGGGCGACATCAACCAGGTGAAGAAGGTTCTACAGATCGTGGAGAACACGGTAACCAGGCAACAGAAGGAGACGGGCGCCATGCCGGACACGCGGCCCCGGGCGGTCGACAACGCTGCCGGAAATCTCAGCGACGAGCTGTCAAAAATCAGGGAAAATGCCAAGGCCATGTCTCTGGCGACAGAAGCGCTGTCTCTCAGCGACGCGGCTCGTTTGCCACTAAACCTGAACGGATTTCACGCAGGAGACCCGACTAGCGCTTCGAACTACATCCTAAAGTACACCCTGGAGAAGTTCAACCAAGCCAAGGCCCTCCAAGCCTTCTTGCCCCGAGAGAGAAGCTTTACCCCAGGTAAGGAGATGAAGGACTACACCTGTAGATACTGTGGGGAGGCCTTTCCCGGCGCCATCCCGCTCCATCAGCACGAAAGGTACCTGTGCAAACAGAACGAGGAGATTCTCGCCGCCGCACAACTTCAGAAAAATACGCAGCTCGCCGAAGCATCTCTGATCGAACAGGCTAGGTCGTTTAAGCCTGACCTCTTAGACTTGCAGGGCCAGTTCCTTCAGAGCAGTTTAGAGAAAGCCAAGTCTGAGTTGGATCTGTCGAGCGAGCACTTGACCGTCCTGAAAGCCTACTATGCCTTACATGCACAACCTTCCCCGGAGGAGCTCATCAAAATCTCCAACGTTGTGGGACTGCCGAAAGACTTTGTGGAAAGCTGGTTCGCGAACATGCGCGAGCGGAATGAACCCAGCGGTGGTGACGAGAAGACGGGTGACTCAGAGCGCACGACAGGCAGCGAAACTGAGGTGCTCAACCTGTCTGCAAAGGCAACGGCACCTAGTACCAAACCAGGGGAGAACAATGAACCGACAGAGGCAGAAATACCCAGAACGCAAAGCCCTTGCGCTAAAGAGGAAGAAGCGCAACCACAGTCTGACAGCGATGCCCCTATGGACCTAACTGTTCCCAAGACGGAGGCATCCAAATCCAAGCCCAACAGCGTAGTCACCATctacaacaaaagaaaaagtgCCATGTTTGCGCCCATCCCCGACCCCCTCCTTACCAACCCTGCTGCGTACTACGCAGCCCTGCCGTTCTTCGGCCAAGGCGGTATCCCCGCGCCGTTTCCCGGGTACATAGACTTCCTAGCCTCCCCGATGACTGGCGCATTTCTGAACGGGCTTGGCTCCCCCTACCTCACTCCCGGCTTCAATGCAGCTACCCTCTCCACCAAGAGGCCACGGTTAGACACACCCACTCGCGGGAGGAGAGGGAGAAGACGAGTCTACGACAATGGCAGTCgggttcccatggcaacacagTCGGTCACGCCCGTCCAGACGTCCTCGCCGATGCACCCGTCGATGGATCCAGACACACAGAGCCCCCTAGCACTGGCGCAAGAAACTGCCGAAGGCTCGCCCAGTAtaccctccccctccccatccgGAACCTACCCTG CTCTCCAGGTTCGCCGGCCCTCTCCACGGGAACCCCGGGAAGGAGGAGGGATAGGACCACCCGGACGGAGGACGGGCTGTACGCCTGCGACTTGTGCGACAAGGTTTTCCAGAAACACAGCTCCCTGCTCAGGCACAAGTACGAACACACAGGTGAGACCAACTCCG GGAAGCgtccgcaccagtgccccatcTGTCAGAAGGCCTTCAAGCACAAGCACCACCTGA